The genomic segment GCGGCGCAAGATTGCGCCGCAGAAGACCGACTTCAAAAACGAAAATGGGGCGGTACTGAGGTGACGGCTCAGAGCGGCGAGATCTGTCAGCTTGAAGCGGGCCTTCACCCTCGCGCCGGCCCTGCTGTCTTGGAGCACACGATCTAGAGCTAGGTGGTTGCTATCAAATATGCGCTGATGGTCGTCGCAATCATAGCCGCTAGGACGAAGTCGCTTTGAGTCTGGCGACTCTTCGCGCGGACTCGGCGCACTTGCACGCGTCTGCGGAGTGCTGGTTCCCGAGGTCCCCACGCAAGCATTTCGATCAGGGGTTGTTTACGTTCTCGGCGAGCCACGGTTCGTTTTCCTTGGAGAAGCCATTACTAGCGCTTGTCCGATATGTTTCGTATCTATTCTATTATAAACCTTCCACCTCTGTTGATCAACAACTTCTACCTCTGTTGGCGATGTAGAAAAAACATCACCATCAAAGCTGTATGAGCTGAGGTATTAATTCGGCAAACAGGAACACTCGCACCATCTCCTGTTGTTCTGCCGGTAGCCCACGGATGATACGTCCAATCTCCGCCTTACGAGCTTCGTGTCTGACGACGAAAACAACGAAAGGGAAGTCGTTGGCCTCGCTGGACTCAGCCGCTCGCCAATATCCTTGGATTTTTTCTCGGATGCGTATGGGCGCCTCGGTGCTCAGGTCGATCTCAAGAAAGTACGCCCCGCTGCGTTGTTGCTGCGGGAAGTCGACTGCCACGAACAAGTCGGCGCGAACTGAGGGAGGGACTGGGAGTTCTATCTCCCAGCGCGTGAGGTTGAGAACGCCCGCTTTCTCTGCCCGTCGAAGTTCGAGGTAGGTGTCAGCAATCATCAGGGCATGATTGTTGACGTTGGGCGACAAGCGCCCCTCGACGCCAAGTAGTGTCCGGCCGTACCGGCCAAGTTGATACGTATAAGCCCCTGAGCCGCCTTGTAGCCCTGTTGCGCGCCTTCCAACCCGTGACAGGTAGCGAAGACGCGTCAAACGTCCTAGAACCACGTCAGGGACGCTATGTGATCTATCGAAGAAGACCAGCTCTTTCAAATGCGTTGACGATAGTTGGGTGAAAGTGTGAACAAGTGACAGGATGGTGAGGTCTCGGGTAGTAAGTTCCATTATGTGTGCTCCGTGGATAGTCATGCGCTGATAGGTGGGGGCGTACCCCCTGGTCAGGGGGTACGCAGGTACAGGGATGCACCTAGGGCTGACCTGGGCTGATCCTGG from the Streptomyces sp. AM 4-1-1 genome contains:
- a CDS encoding replication-relaxation family protein, which gives rise to MTIHGAHIMELTTRDLTILSLVHTFTQLSSTHLKELVFFDRSHSVPDVVLGRLTRLRYLSRVGRRATGLQGGSGAYTYQLGRYGRTLLGVEGRLSPNVNNHALMIADTYLELRRAEKAGVLNLTRWEIELPVPPSVRADLFVAVDFPQQQRSGAYFLEIDLSTEAPIRIREKIQGYWRAAESSEANDFPFVVFVVRHEARKAEIGRIIRGLPAEQQEMVRVFLFAELIPQLIQL